The genomic region ATGTCAATCTCGGGCATAAAAAAAGTTACTGGACCGCGTCAACGGTTGCTTTCAGGACACCGGCACCCTGGTCGTAGACAGCATTGCCGACAACGATGGTATCGGCATATTTTCCCATCTGCGCTGCCTTCTCCGCGGAGTTGATGCCCCCGCCATAATAGAGGATCGCCTTGTCAACGGCTTCCGATGCGGCTTTCACAACCTCCGGGTTGCCGAACGTGCCGCTGTACTCGATGTACACGATCGGGAAATGGAAGTAATGGTCGGCAACCGAGGCATACGCTGCAACCTCCTCGGGTTTCAGGTCGCAGATGGATTTCGTTACCCGGCCCACCGATGAATTGGGATTGAGCACAATGTAGGCTTCGGGCACAATCGCATCGCCCCACGGGATCTTTCCTTTGCTCATCTGTACCCAGGCCTTGTGTTTTCCCACAATCCACGTGACATCGGTCGTGTTCATCACGCTTGGGACAAAGACGTAATCGATGCCTTTTGTCAGCACCGCTTCCGGTCCTGCCGGTTCCATGACCAGCGGAAGATCGTACGCCTTGACCTGCTTCAAGAGTGCGGATAAATTCTCCTCGGTAACGTTCAGCGTGCCCGAGAGCATGAGGGCATCAGTACCGCTCGCTGCAATCGCATCGATATCACCGGGTTTCAGCTGTTTGTCGGGATCGAGTTTTGTCACATGAACCCAGTCTTTCCACTTCATCAGAATCACTGTATTATTGGCGCTTCACCCTCATATACCGCTATCCCTGCCGGGATCCATCCGGCTCAGGTAATAGCAGAATATTAATATTGCTTCAGCCGTAATCGGAAACATCCCCGGATCATCCCTATGAAACTCCAGGAAAAGACGAGCCTCATCCTTATCGTCCTCTTAATGATAATCCTCACCCTGATCATCTTCTTTGTTTCCGATGTTTCCCTCTCCAGCTACAGCGCTCTCGAACACCGGTATGTTCTGCAGGATGTTGACGAGGCCGTGAGCCGGCTGGAGAGCGAGTACTCATCGCTCTCCGCGATCAGCACGGACTGGGGGCAATGGGATGACACCTATGCGTTCGTCAACGGGAACAAACCGGATTATGTTGCCGGCAATCTGGTGCCGGGGATCTACAACAATCTCCGGCTCAACCTCATCGTTATAACGAATAAGAGAGGCGAAGTGCTCTATGCCGGCGCATATGATCTCCGGAACCATACCACGACGGCGATGCCGGCCGCATTCGGGCAGTACCTGGGAAAGGACAGCCCGCTTCTGAATATGGAAAAGCCCCAGGATACTACCTCAGGTCTCCTGGTACTCGATGGCAGGCCGATGATTGTTGCATCCTGCCCCATCCTCCATTCGGATCTCTCCGGCACTCCCCAGGGGGTTGTGATCATGGGAAGGTACCTGGATAATTCGGCTGCCGTTCTCCCGGGAAAACCGGCTCTCCAGACTCTCCGTTTCATCCTTGTAAACGATCCGGAAAACAGCCGGGAGCGTCTCGCCTCCCTGAAAAACGCAGCGGGCAGCTCCGGTATAACCGAGACCATGGATGACAACCGTATCGCAGGATATGCCCTCATTAGGGACATCTATTCGCGGGACGCGCTGATCCTTGAGATCGCCGAGCCCCGGGATATTTATAATCAGGGGGTCTCGTCAACAACCCAGTATATTCTCATTGTCCTTGCAGCAGGGCTTCTTCTGGGGGTCACGACGCTCCTCATCCTTGACCGGCTGGTCCTGTCCCGACTCACCTCTCTTGGCACCCAGGTGCAGGAGATCGGCCGGCAGACGGTACCCTCCGGGAGGCTGCGAATCATTGGACGCGATGAGATCTCCGAGCTCTCGCAGGAGATCAACCGCATGCTCGAAACGGTCGAGAGGACCCATGACGGCCTGATGCAGAGCGAAGCGCGGTTCCGCGAACTGGCCGAGCTCCTCCCCCAGTCCATCTTCGAGATGGATGCCGATGGCCGGCTCCGGTATGTCAACCGGGCGGGGTTCGATATCTTCGGGATGAACGAACGGATGATAGCGGAGGGGGTGAATGTCCGGAATTTTATCATTCCCGAAGATATCGGGCGCGTGAACAGGGGCATGGAGATCGTCATGCAGGGAAAAAAATCCTCCGGCGAGATCTACCATCTCATCCGAAAAGACGGAACCATCATGAGTGCCGTGGTGTTCACGGCCCCCATCTACCGGAACGGAACATTCCAGGGATTCCGGGGCAGCGTGAATGATATCACCGACCGGGTGAATCTCGAGGAGGCTTTGATCGAGAGCCAGGAATATCTCCAGACGCTCCTGTGGTCGGTCAAGGCGGGGATCATTGTTATCGATGCCGAGACGCACCGGATCGTTGATGCGAACCCCGCGGCCCTGGAGATGATCGGGGCCACAAAAGACCAGCTTATCAATAAGATCTGCCATGAGGTCATCTGCCCGGCCGAAGAGGGCCGGTGCCCGATCACCGATCTCAGCCAGGCCGTGGACAATTCCGAGCGCGAACTGGTCAGAACGGACGGCAGGACCATCTCCGTCATCAAGTACGTTGTCCCGGTCCTGCTGCAGGGCAGGCCCTGCCTGCTGGAGACCTTCATTGACAACACGGCACGAAAGAAGATCGAGCGCGACCTGCGGGAGAGCACAGAACTTATCACCGGTATCCTGCAGGCGTCCCCGGCCGGGGTCTTCCGGCTCGATGCCCGGGGCAATTTCACGTTTGTCAATGATATGTTCACCAGGATTACAGGTATGAGCGGGGATCAGATCCGGGGAAGGTACTGGCTTGAGATCCTGCACCCGGACGATCAGAAAGAGCATCTCGCAGCACTGGCCGATGCTATCCACAGCCGTTCCCTGGTCTCGGCTGAGTCGCGCTTCGTCCATGCCAGCGGAACGGTCTCCTGGCTCCTGGGCCAGGCAGTCCCGCTCATCGATCCGGACGGAAACCTGACCGGCTGGGTGGGTTCGATCAATGATATTTCCGAACGCAAGAAGATGGAAGAGGCATTGCGGCAGAGCCGGGAGCGGCTTTCAAGCATCCTCCGGGCTTCACCCGTGGGGGTGTTTGAGACAACAGAGACCGGCACGCTTCTCTATGTCAACGAGCGCTGGGAAGAGATGGCAGGCATGACGTTCGAGACCATGAGAACGCGGCAGCCGGGAGAGATCCATGACCCTCTGGACAGGACACGGATATCCAAAGAGATGTGGAAGAAGTTCCAGGCCCGGCTCCAGCCCCGGGCCGAGACGCGGTTCATGAGGCCGGACGGGAGCGTGATCTGGATCTACGGCCAGTCCGTCCCGGTCTATACTCCGGACGGGAAGATCCGCGGGTACGTGGGTACGATCACCGACATCTCCGACCGGAAGCGCATCGAGGATGCCATCCACCTGGCAAACAAGAAGCTCAATCTGATGAACGATATCACCCGGCATGACATCCTGAACACCATCACCGGCATCTTCGGGCTCATCGATATGGCCGTGGCATCCGGCAACCGGGAGGAGCTCGCCCAGCTGCTCAGCCAGATCAAGGACGAGGGCCGGCTCATCCAGCGCCAGATAACCTTCACCCGCGATT from uncultured Methanoregula sp. harbors:
- a CDS encoding phosphoglycerol geranylgeranyltransferase — encoded protein: MKWKDWVHVTKLDPDKQLKPGDIDAIAASGTDALMLSGTLNVTEENLSALLKQVKAYDLPLVMEPAGPEAVLTKGIDYVFVPSVMNTTDVTWIVGKHKAWVQMSKGKIPWGDAIVPEAYIVLNPNSSVGRVTKSICDLKPEEVAAYASVADHYFHFPIVYIEYSGTFGNPEVVKAASEAVDKAILYYGGGINSAEKAAQMGKYADTIVVGNAVYDQGAGVLKATVDAVQ
- a CDS encoding PAS domain S-box protein, whose amino-acid sequence is MKLQEKTSLILIVLLMIILTLIIFFVSDVSLSSYSALEHRYVLQDVDEAVSRLESEYSSLSAISTDWGQWDDTYAFVNGNKPDYVAGNLVPGIYNNLRLNLIVITNKRGEVLYAGAYDLRNHTTTAMPAAFGQYLGKDSPLLNMEKPQDTTSGLLVLDGRPMIVASCPILHSDLSGTPQGVVIMGRYLDNSAAVLPGKPALQTLRFILVNDPENSRERLASLKNAAGSSGITETMDDNRIAGYALIRDIYSRDALILEIAEPRDIYNQGVSSTTQYILIVLAAGLLLGVTTLLILDRLVLSRLTSLGTQVQEIGRQTVPSGRLRIIGRDEISELSQEINRMLETVERTHDGLMQSEARFRELAELLPQSIFEMDADGRLRYVNRAGFDIFGMNERMIAEGVNVRNFIIPEDIGRVNRGMEIVMQGKKSSGEIYHLIRKDGTIMSAVVFTAPIYRNGTFQGFRGSVNDITDRVNLEEALIESQEYLQTLLWSVKAGIIVIDAETHRIVDANPAALEMIGATKDQLINKICHEVICPAEEGRCPITDLSQAVDNSERELVRTDGRTISVIKYVVPVLLQGRPCLLETFIDNTARKKIERDLRESTELITGILQASPAGVFRLDARGNFTFVNDMFTRITGMSGDQIRGRYWLEILHPDDQKEHLAALADAIHSRSLVSAESRFVHASGTVSWLLGQAVPLIDPDGNLTGWVGSINDISERKKMEEALRQSRERLSSILRASPVGVFETTETGTLLYVNERWEEMAGMTFETMRTRQPGEIHDPLDRTRISKEMWKKFQARLQPRAETRFMRPDGSVIWIYGQSVPVYTPDGKIRGYVGTITDISDRKRIEDAIHLANKKLNLMNDITRHDILNTITGIFGLIDMAVASGNREELAQLLSQIKDEGRLIQRQITFTRDYQGVGVNAPVWQNVRDVAGRATASVGTAGISILIELENTEIFADPLLEKVFYNLADNAIRYGGSLTTIRFFYQISDSGLALICEDDGDGIPKAEKEHIFERGVGKNTGMGLFLTREILRITGISIRETGIPGKGARFEMLIPNGMWRFAKEPGQGND